A single region of the Oncorhynchus kisutch isolate 150728-3 linkage group LG30, Okis_V2, whole genome shotgun sequence genome encodes:
- the LOC109874820 gene encoding zinc finger protein 333-like isoform X2, with protein MVKDEKEEELDQTTALAGPDQFVMDESDGQLWTSVDPGGDTDPVCHPDFSFHSTEEYSQNISIFPSHSGLPSFPTMTDEVGPSLHSSIWKPHSNMFSAAKHITRHVRTLADETRQQMPEGQSSESLNSSNEGNSLALQPRQHQYRASEATVRLSECMTGSNMATTSTFSGYSLSRSSFNMVKRMRTQWSSGSTTERRFSCTFCGKSFPRFWQLKEHLRSHTGEKPYTCEQCGRSFTKQCNLIRHAVVHSGEKPYKCTQCGKCFTQRSSMKSHQRTHIGESPVSQYVAPAYPGDPHTSLMLSQTRWNK; from the coding sequence ATGGTGAAggatgagaaagaggaggagtTAGATCAGACCACGGCCCTGGCAGGACCTGACCAGTTTGTCATGGATGAGTCTGATGGGCAGCTGTGGACCTCTGTGGATCCAGGCGGAGACACTGACCCTGTCTGCCACCCAGATTTCTCCTTTCATTCCACAGAAGAGTACTCTCAGAATATCTCAATTTTCCCATCTCATAGTGGGCTGCCATCTTTTCCTACTATGACAGATGAAGTAGGGCCATCGCTTCACTCTTCTATATGGAAACCACATTCTAACATGTTCAGTGCAGCAAAACACATAACAAGACATGTCAGGACATTGGCTGATGAGACTAGACAACAGATGccagagggacagagcagtgaAAGTCTGAACTCAAGTAATGAAGGAAATAGTTTAGCTCTACAGCCAAGGCAGCATCAATACAGGGCTTCAGAAGCAACAGTGAGATTGAGTGAGTGCATGACAGGGTCAAACATGGCCACCACCTCCACCTTCTCAGGATACAGCCTGAGTCGCAGTAGTTTTAACATGGTGAAGAGAATGAGGACTCAGTGGAGTTCTGGCAGCACCACCGAGAGGCGTTTCAGCTGCACCTTCTGTGGTAAGAGCTTCCCACGTTTCTGGCAGCTCAAAGAACACCTCCGGAGTCACACCGGAGAGAAACCGTACACCTGCGAACAGTGTGGCAGGAGTTTCACCAAGCAATGCAACCTGATCAGACATGCTGTGGTCCACAGCGGAGAGAAGCCCTACAAGTGCACACAGTGTGGGAAATGCTTCACTCAGCGCTCCAGCATGAAGTCACATCAGAGAACTCACATAGGAGAGAGTCCAGTGTCTCAATATGTGGCACCCGCATACCCTGGGGATCCACACACAAGTTTAATGTTGTCTCAGACCAGATGGAACAAATAG